In the Pristiophorus japonicus isolate sPriJap1 chromosome 5, sPriJap1.hap1, whole genome shotgun sequence genome, one interval contains:
- the LOC139264188 gene encoding uncharacterized protein, with product MPWPLPTSPAPSPHALPTSPAPSPHAPPPAHKPRPQPTCPAPCPQAPPPAHMPRPLPTSPAPCPQAPPPAHKPRPLPTSPAPCPHALPPAHKPRPLPTSPAPCPQAPPPAANQGSTRKKHTTFAAQEAAIQPIVPVPAL from the coding sequence ATGCCCTGGCCCCTGCCCACAAGCCCCGCCCCCAGCCCACATGCCCTGCCCACAAGCCCTGCCCCCAGCCCACATGCCCCGCCCCCTGCCCACAAGCCCCGCCCCCAGCCCACATGCCCTGCCCCCTGCCCACAAGCCCCGCCCCCAGCCCACATGCCCCGCCCCCTGCCCACAAGCCCAGCCCCCTGcccacaagccccgccccctgcccacaagccccgccccctgcccaCAAGCCCTGCCCCCTGCCCACATGCCCTGCCCCCTGcccacaagccccgccccctgcccaCAAGCCCAGCCCCCTGcccacaagccccgccccctgcgGCGAACCAGGGGAGCACCAGGAAGAAACATACAACGtttgcagcacaggaggcggccattcagcccatcgtgcctgtgc